A genomic region of Paenibacillus sp. PL2-23 contains the following coding sequences:
- a CDS encoding extracellular solute-binding protein yields the protein MKKWLSLLLTLSFAVTIAACSGGNNGNNTSAPSSNASTNGASSSGDEGFVNGKYTTPITLTTVWGLNDNAAIFKEGESIENNVLTRMIKERLGIEIKYNWVVTNTNDAYKTKLRLMLSSGEQMPDVVAYRGDLETVNMLIDSDQFMPVGDLVEQYANDTYKEGLALDSSIWLPITRDGEKMALPILDYAYNGDHVMWIRQDWLDKLGLQAPTNIAELEAVMDAFVNKDPDGNGAADTIGLATAFKNGFNNWMTDIGFVFGAHGTMPGQWNLNAEGKLEHGSVNPAAKEALAKLKEWMDKGYISEDAALFDEVGGSELFTKGEAGIMFGPNWLPAWPFPDLVSNVPGASFKAYPVPGGNDGKIGSAGGNPPSNGYLFINKDAKHPEAVLHYYNWFFENTANPQPDSEFANGFAEGYDYAVLQDGTVTTDIAKYPELFPGLKDKAAPPLFYSLTYEGARIPTLYADTHVKLASGAEPETPYEKQEFNGRKIENIEAMKVVVDQKDIRMKNYYMGPLTETMQSKNELLNKLLNETYSKIVYGQQPLDSFDTMVDNWMKSGGEQITKEVNEWYDKAK from the coding sequence ATGAAAAAGTGGCTGTCTCTGCTGCTGACCTTATCCTTTGCGGTTACGATCGCGGCATGCTCCGGCGGCAATAACGGCAACAACACATCGGCTCCTAGCAGCAATGCGAGCACGAATGGCGCAAGCTCCAGCGGTGACGAAGGCTTTGTAAACGGTAAATACACAACTCCGATTACGCTGACAACAGTATGGGGTCTGAATGACAATGCGGCCATCTTCAAAGAGGGCGAAAGCATTGAGAATAACGTGCTTACTCGCATGATCAAGGAACGCCTTGGCATTGAGATCAAATATAACTGGGTTGTCACCAATACGAATGACGCTTACAAAACAAAGCTTCGCCTCATGCTCTCCTCGGGTGAGCAAATGCCGGATGTTGTCGCTTACCGCGGCGATCTGGAAACGGTGAACATGCTGATTGACTCCGATCAATTCATGCCTGTAGGGGATTTGGTTGAACAATACGCCAATGACACGTATAAGGAAGGTCTTGCATTAGATTCTTCCATCTGGCTCCCGATTACTCGCGATGGCGAGAAGATGGCCCTGCCGATCCTCGATTACGCTTACAACGGCGATCACGTCATGTGGATTAGACAAGACTGGCTCGACAAGCTGGGCTTGCAGGCGCCTACGAATATTGCCGAGCTGGAGGCTGTAATGGACGCCTTCGTGAATAAGGATCCAGACGGCAACGGCGCGGCGGACACGATTGGACTTGCGACTGCGTTCAAGAACGGCTTCAACAACTGGATGACTGACATCGGCTTTGTATTCGGCGCTCACGGCACGATGCCGGGCCAATGGAATCTGAACGCAGAGGGCAAGCTGGAGCACGGCTCGGTGAATCCTGCAGCCAAGGAAGCGCTAGCCAAGCTGAAGGAATGGATGGACAAAGGCTACATCTCGGAGGACGCGGCGCTGTTCGATGAGGTTGGCGGCTCCGAACTGTTCACGAAGGGCGAAGCGGGCATTATGTTCGGCCCGAACTGGCTGCCGGCATGGCCGTTCCCGGATCTGGTATCCAATGTGCCAGGCGCAAGCTTCAAAGCTTACCCGGTTCCTGGTGGCAATGATGGCAAGATCGGCTCGGCAGGCGGCAATCCTCCGTCCAACGGCTACCTCTTCATTAACAAGGACGCCAAGCATCCGGAGGCGGTGCTTCATTACTACAACTGGTTCTTCGAGAATACGGCGAACCCGCAGCCGGACAGCGAATTTGCGAACGGCTTCGCGGAAGGCTACGACTACGCTGTACTGCAAGATGGAACCGTGACAACGGATATCGCGAAGTATCCGGAGCTGTTCCCGGGTCTGAAGGATAAAGCGGCTCCTCCGCTCTTCTACTCCCTGACTTACGAGGGCGCGCGTATTCCGACCCTGTATGCCGACACGCATGTGAAGCTTGCGAGCGGCGCAGAGCCGGAGACGCCATACGAGAAGCAAGAATTTAATGGCCGTAAGATTGAGAACATTGAAGCCATGAAGGTTGTGGTGGATCAGAAGGACATCCGTATGAAGAACTACTATATGGGACCTCTGACTGAAACGATGCAAAGCAAAAACGAGCTGCTGAACAAGCTGTTGAACGAAACGTACAGCAAGATTGTATATGGCCAGCAACCGCTCGACTCCTTCGACACGATGGTCGACAACTGGATGAAATCCGGCGGGGAGCAAATTACGAAGGAAGTTAACGAGTGGTACGACAAAGCCAAATAA
- a CDS encoding carbohydrate binding domain-containing protein, which translates to MRKKGLSLLLVAAMAVTMLPTSQAHSAQAKEQTVLEEKHWGFSAMKEWEDQGLLSGYPDGTLRPDAPVTRAQFARLLSSVFHYKGSVDPVFADVFGDEWYAEDVAGAAAAGVITGYPDGTFRPASPVSRQDAAKLLAAAFKLELPDQEKLQASLAVFTDSRDIDTYAAASIARLTADGVIKGYSDGTFRPKRTVTRAEAVALLYTLSGEVYSTAGIYKNIETNGHVVIRTDQVTLQGAEVKGNVYVTEGVGEGDVTISGSAIRGNLHIDGGGANSIHIQDSNVESIIVSRQAGPVRVVLEGQTAVAQMNVESGAYIEVEEGASVQQLTFREEAKGSTLQSSGRIGELTNKAGAEVKVPSPKPTSSVSTPISTPAPTPTASPTSSPSASPVPTDVPQEADWRIVWRDEFDRSGSNLDTNGIDLDKWGYQLGTGSQYGLDGWGNNEQQYYRQDNISVNNGLLTITAKQESYEGKPYTSGRLFTEPTFSQAYGKFEARMKLPAGEGLWPAFWMMPQDKEYGGWAASGEIDIMEARGRLLKEVGGTIHYGRNWPNNKSTGAEYHFEGEEDITGFHVYGLEWEPGELRWYVDGKLYQTINSWDSWGAGEPAKYAYPAPFDKPFYMILNLAVGGNYDGGRVPAASDMPAEMQVDYVRVYELDGRPYRTPVEPVIEAEPYPSSYKEPIAGNFVYDAGYEEAFTNVTTSGDSLNTRYWNFVTVDTFGGAGAVSVDTLAGDRFAKVNITSGGNAAHAVQLIQNVTLGKGRWYQLSFDAKSDANRTMAVKLGGGASRGWSVYSDSLETKLTGTVSSYSMTFQMTSDTDQLARLEFNMGVGTSPVWIGNVRLEETTAPDPYAENGEKEPLENGNHIYNGSFELGRMDRLTYWQLVKQGAAEAHASVDAAARELMVSLPEPGARAEDVALVQKGLTLIDGNEYKLTFKARASLSRTIAAQLQKPDGSVYASSQTVALSTAMEAYELSFWMEGGEGKSSQLAFLLGSGSGDVYIDDVVLTRLTDNNVGLPLEEQFPLKNGDFSNGMNRWSEHVQGRYDGWDSVTRFSVENGAAVGSISSVGNNPWDVMLMQTDFPLRRNGTYIVTLDAKSSIDRETEIVIDIPGARLLSNREQLTTDWRSFSYELPVNADVTASFKLLLGKLQNAAPLGSHTVMVDNVRVELKDARTQAFLAVNGGFDNGMAGWFTHVQGVYDGPSSAVVTAENGAAAAAIHHPGLNPWDIVLFQNAVTLKKGITYTVSFTARATTPRSVDLSVENSSYFRYLNERVRLEDYVQTYSFDFTMTQDDAASLKLLLGKMPEDGVSPHQIYIDNVRFERKGAQEATGEAARSSHDIDPPAASAVQ; encoded by the coding sequence ATGAGGAAAAAGGGATTATCCTTGCTGCTTGTGGCGGCCATGGCTGTCACGATGCTGCCGACGAGCCAGGCACACAGCGCGCAAGCAAAGGAGCAAACGGTGCTGGAGGAGAAGCATTGGGGGTTTTCGGCAATGAAGGAGTGGGAGGACCAGGGACTGCTGTCCGGTTATCCGGATGGCACCCTTCGCCCAGATGCTCCGGTCACACGAGCGCAGTTCGCAAGGCTGCTGAGCAGCGTATTCCACTATAAAGGGAGCGTCGACCCCGTCTTCGCGGATGTATTCGGCGACGAATGGTATGCTGAGGATGTAGCTGGCGCAGCCGCTGCCGGTGTCATAACGGGTTACCCCGATGGCACCTTCAGGCCAGCCTCCCCCGTAAGCAGACAGGATGCCGCGAAGCTGCTGGCAGCAGCCTTTAAGCTGGAGCTGCCCGATCAAGAGAAGCTTCAGGCAAGCTTGGCAGTGTTCACAGACAGCCGGGACATCGACACTTATGCAGCAGCCTCCATTGCCAGGCTGACAGCGGATGGTGTGATTAAGGGATATTCGGACGGAACATTCAGACCGAAGCGCACAGTCACTCGAGCAGAAGCCGTTGCCCTGCTTTATACCTTGTCTGGAGAGGTGTATTCCACGGCCGGCATCTACAAAAACATCGAAACGAATGGCCATGTTGTCATTCGCACTGACCAGGTTACCCTCCAAGGAGCCGAGGTTAAAGGAAATGTTTATGTGACGGAGGGTGTTGGCGAAGGGGATGTGACGATCTCCGGTTCGGCTATTCGCGGCAATCTTCATATCGATGGGGGTGGCGCCAATAGTATTCATATCCAGGATTCCAATGTCGAATCCATCATCGTATCCAGACAAGCAGGCCCGGTGCGAGTTGTACTGGAAGGGCAGACAGCAGTTGCACAGATGAATGTAGAGAGCGGGGCCTATATCGAGGTAGAGGAGGGAGCTTCCGTTCAACAGCTTACGTTCCGAGAAGAAGCCAAGGGCAGTACGCTGCAGTCAAGCGGCAGGATTGGCGAGCTGACGAACAAGGCTGGTGCAGAAGTAAAGGTGCCGAGTCCAAAACCTACATCTTCCGTCAGCACGCCGATAAGCACTCCTGCACCGACGCCAACCGCTTCTCCGACAAGCAGCCCGTCAGCCAGCCCTGTGCCAACGGACGTTCCGCAGGAAGCGGATTGGAGAATCGTGTGGCGCGATGAATTCGATCGCAGTGGAAGCAATCTCGACACAAACGGCATTGATCTGGACAAATGGGGCTACCAGCTTGGAACAGGCTCGCAATATGGTCTGGATGGCTGGGGCAATAATGAGCAGCAATATTACAGGCAGGATAATATTTCGGTCAACAATGGCTTGCTGACTATTACTGCCAAGCAAGAGTCCTATGAAGGCAAGCCATATACGTCCGGGCGATTGTTCACGGAGCCAACCTTCTCGCAGGCCTATGGGAAATTTGAAGCCCGGATGAAGCTGCCTGCCGGCGAGGGCTTGTGGCCCGCATTCTGGATGATGCCGCAGGACAAGGAATACGGCGGATGGGCAGCCTCAGGGGAGATTGACATTATGGAGGCGCGCGGCCGGCTGCTGAAGGAAGTGGGAGGCACCATCCACTATGGTCGCAACTGGCCCAATAACAAATCAACCGGAGCCGAATATCACTTCGAGGGCGAGGAGGATATTACAGGCTTCCATGTATACGGACTGGAATGGGAGCCAGGCGAGCTCCGCTGGTATGTAGACGGCAAGCTGTATCAAACCATCAATAGCTGGGATAGCTGGGGAGCGGGAGAGCCTGCCAAATATGCCTACCCTGCTCCGTTCGACAAGCCCTTCTACATGATTCTGAATCTGGCTGTCGGCGGCAATTATGATGGGGGCAGAGTCCCGGCTGCTTCTGATATGCCTGCCGAGATGCAAGTCGACTATGTGCGCGTGTATGAGCTGGACGGCCGTCCTTATCGGACACCTGTGGAGCCGGTTATAGAGGCAGAGCCTTATCCATCCTCCTACAAAGAGCCCATCGCGGGGAATTTTGTATATGATGCTGGCTATGAGGAAGCCTTCACCAATGTAACAACATCAGGGGATTCATTGAACACCCGCTATTGGAATTTTGTAACGGTGGATACATTCGGAGGAGCCGGGGCGGTCAGCGTCGATACGCTTGCTGGCGATCGATTCGCGAAGGTGAACATCACCTCCGGAGGCAATGCGGCTCATGCCGTACAGCTCATTCAGAATGTGACCCTGGGCAAGGGTCGATGGTATCAGTTAAGCTTCGACGCCAAGTCGGATGCGAATCGGACCATGGCGGTGAAGCTGGGCGGCGGAGCAAGCAGAGGCTGGTCCGTCTACTCCGACAGTCTGGAGACAAAGCTGACTGGCACGGTGAGCAGCTACTCGATGACATTCCAGATGACGAGCGATACCGATCAACTGGCGCGTCTTGAGTTCAACATGGGTGTTGGCACTTCGCCGGTATGGATTGGCAATGTGCGCCTGGAAGAGACAACCGCGCCTGATCCCTATGCCGAAAATGGGGAGAAGGAGCCTCTGGAGAATGGCAATCATATTTACAATGGAAGCTTTGAGCTGGGCCGGATGGACCGTCTCACCTATTGGCAGCTTGTAAAACAAGGAGCTGCGGAGGCGCATGCATCCGTGGATGCGGCTGCCCGTGAGCTGATGGTTTCTCTTCCGGAGCCAGGAGCCCGCGCAGAGGACGTTGCGCTAGTGCAGAAGGGACTAACCTTGATTGACGGCAATGAATATAAGCTGACGTTCAAGGCTAGAGCCTCTCTGAGCAGAACCATTGCCGCTCAATTGCAGAAGCCGGATGGCTCCGTCTATGCGTCTTCTCAGACAGTTGCGCTGAGCACAGCTATGGAGGCGTATGAGCTTAGCTTCTGGATGGAAGGAGGAGAGGGCAAATCGAGTCAGCTCGCCTTCCTTCTCGGCAGCGGCAGCGGAGATGTCTACATCGATGATGTCGTCCTCACTCGACTGACCGACAACAATGTAGGCCTGCCGCTTGAGGAGCAGTTCCCGCTTAAGAACGGCGACTTCTCTAACGGCATGAACCGCTGGAGCGAGCATGTGCAGGGACGATACGACGGCTGGGATTCCGTAACACGATTCAGCGTGGAGAACGGTGCTGCAGTTGGCAGCATATCCAGTGTGGGGAATAATCCGTGGGATGTCATGCTGATGCAGACCGACTTCCCCCTGAGAAGGAATGGGACCTATATCGTGACATTGGACGCAAAGTCCTCCATTGATCGGGAAACAGAAATTGTTATTGACATTCCAGGGGCTCGCCTGTTATCGAATCGAGAGCAGCTGACGACGGATTGGAGGAGCTTCAGCTACGAGCTGCCGGTGAACGCGGATGTAACAGCATCCTTCAAGCTGCTCCTGGGCAAGCTGCAGAATGCAGCCCCGCTGGGATCACATACCGTTATGGTTGACAATGTACGTGTGGAGCTGAAGGATGCCCGTACCCAGGCTTTTCTAGCCGTTAACGGCGGCTTCGACAACGGGATGGCGGGCTGGTTCACTCATGTGCAGGGTGTCTATGACGGGCCCTCCAGTGCCGTTGTAACAGCAGAGAATGGAGCAGCCGCAGCTGCGATCCATCATCCTGGCCTTAACCCTTGGGATATTGTCCTGTTCCAGAATGCGGTGACACTCAAGAAGGGGATAACGTATACCGTTTCGTTCACTGCCAGAGCGACAACGCCGCGTTCCGTTGATTTATCTGTGGAGAATAGCAGCTACTTCCGATACTTGAATGAAAGAGTGCGGCTGGAGGATTATGTTCAGACCTATAGCTTCGACTTCACAATGACGCAGGATGATGCCGCAAGCCTCAAGCTGCTATTGGGTAAAATGCCGGAGGATGGCGTCTCTCCGCATCAAATCTATATCGATAATGTACGATTCGAAAGGAAGGGAGCGCAGGAGGCGACAGGAGAGGCGGCTAGGAGCAGTCACGACATCGATCCCCCTGCAGCTTCAGCGGTACAATAA
- a CDS encoding sensor histidine kinase, producing MLVSFYRNRIRNSLFAKWILLFAAIAVVLIVTLALAVYTYLASTIVEDVLDKQKQTIDAVGEEMASIHEDVQAAVSNLYRNRVLADHTSYLLQHSFDDYIRLKLDSFYQESGLGVNALSYFDNWIEDHPSAEHVLLYSAERQFLYAYNQNGQSKLIGTHAGHSYIPDAMALNLQPVGTPNAWLLKALGKRQQGSGLISFREPINDQDTYKNVGQMIAFFRTDGIDRAVRRIAEEGMGAILVLSADGFVLYDSTGQYNGERHPHADILESLDAEERLRETAYINKLTNSQAGYTVVGIAPKAEVAAAYEGYRLAIIAAAAVSIICVVIIPGALVMNYAKRTSNIIRFMRKVEQGELTPRIPDDKDDELGQIGRSFNEMLDELTRYIDRVYKAEIREKRTEYAALQARVNPHFLYNTLEVIRMRALSQGADDVAEMIYSLSALFRNVVRDKPVYTLKDEIEMCRLYLELFRIRYKDKFAYEIRLKPGTGGVETMKLLLQPIIENYIVHGLRQDDRDNRIEIEGAKDGELVRIEIRDNGTGIPADRLQALDATGDRNGQEEGASSFGLRSVHERLRLIYGNEGGLQVLNRPEGGVCVTLEFPVKKGEQGLHV from the coding sequence ATGCTTGTAAGCTTTTATCGCAATCGCATTCGCAATAGCTTGTTCGCCAAGTGGATCCTGCTGTTCGCGGCCATCGCCGTCGTCCTGATTGTGACGCTGGCCCTCGCTGTTTATACCTACCTGGCCAGCACAATCGTGGAGGATGTGCTCGACAAGCAGAAACAAACCATTGATGCCGTTGGCGAGGAGATGGCCAGCATCCATGAAGATGTGCAAGCGGCGGTGAGCAATCTGTACCGCAATCGCGTTCTGGCAGACCATACCTCCTATCTGCTTCAGCACTCCTTTGACGATTATATTCGGCTGAAGCTGGACAGCTTCTATCAAGAGAGCGGCCTTGGGGTGAACGCCTTGTCCTACTTCGATAATTGGATAGAGGATCATCCCAGCGCGGAGCATGTGCTCCTGTACAGCGCGGAGAGGCAGTTCCTGTACGCCTATAATCAGAACGGACAATCCAAGCTGATTGGCACTCACGCAGGCCACTCCTATATCCCCGACGCAATGGCACTCAATTTGCAGCCTGTTGGCACGCCTAATGCCTGGCTCCTGAAGGCGCTGGGCAAGCGTCAGCAAGGAAGCGGGCTCATCTCCTTCCGGGAGCCGATTAACGATCAGGATACCTACAAGAATGTCGGCCAGATGATCGCCTTCTTCCGGACTGATGGGATCGACCGTGCTGTCAGACGGATTGCCGAGGAAGGCATGGGCGCCATATTGGTGCTGTCGGCCGATGGCTTTGTGTTGTATGATTCCACGGGTCAATATAACGGTGAACGGCATCCCCATGCGGATATACTGGAATCGCTGGATGCCGAGGAGCGTCTGAGAGAGACCGCCTATATCAATAAGCTGACGAATAGCCAGGCTGGCTATACGGTTGTAGGAATAGCGCCCAAGGCGGAGGTGGCGGCGGCGTACGAGGGCTACCGGCTCGCGATTATTGCGGCTGCTGCGGTTAGTATTATTTGTGTCGTCATTATTCCAGGAGCGCTGGTCATGAACTATGCCAAACGAACGAGCAACATTATTCGTTTCATGCGCAAGGTGGAGCAGGGAGAGCTGACGCCTCGCATTCCGGATGACAAGGATGATGAGCTGGGACAGATCGGACGCAGCTTCAACGAGATGCTCGACGAGCTGACGCGTTATATTGATCGTGTCTATAAGGCGGAAATTAGAGAGAAGCGAACGGAATATGCGGCGCTTCAAGCACGCGTGAATCCGCATTTCCTGTACAACACCTTGGAGGTTATTCGGATGCGCGCCCTGTCACAGGGAGCTGACGATGTAGCGGAGATGATCTACAGCCTGTCAGCCTTGTTCCGCAACGTTGTCCGCGATAAGCCGGTGTATACGCTGAAGGACGAGATCGAGATGTGCCGTCTGTATCTGGAGCTGTTCCGCATACGCTACAAGGACAAGTTTGCGTATGAGATTCGTCTGAAGCCCGGTACAGGCGGGGTAGAGACGATGAAGCTGCTGCTGCAGCCCATTATCGAAAATTATATTGTGCACGGACTGCGTCAGGATGATCGGGACAATCGCATTGAAATCGAGGGCGCCAAGGATGGTGAGCTTGTGCGTATCGAGATTCGCGATAACGGAACAGGCATTCCAGCCGATAGGCTGCAAGCCCTCGATGCGACGGGGGATCGTAACGGGCAGGAGGAGGGAGCATCCTCCTTCGGCTTGCGGAGCGTGCATGAACGGCTGCGGCTGATTTATGGCAATGAGGGCGGACTGCAGGTGTTGAATCGTCCGGAAGGGGGCGTCTGCGTGACATTAGAATTTCCAGTCAAGAAGGGAGAGCAGGGGCTGCATGTATAA
- a CDS encoding carbohydrate ABC transporter permease, with translation MYYKTTGYKIFSTINYVLLGLICLTCVLPLIHILAVSFSASAPANSNLVGLVPIGFNFEAYTKTLNNDNFHNALLVGIERTLLGTAVGMGLMTLAGYALSKDNAGFRSRSIYMWYFLFTMLFSGGIVPSYMLIRNLDLMNSIWALVLPLAINVFNMVLMMNFFRAVPKELEEASLIDGAGQFRTLVSIYLPVSMPAIATISLFTMVMHWNSWFDGLLYITDYRKYPLSTFLQTVIVQQDFNKINPDVNELKNISQRTVKAAQIFIGTLPILLVYPFLQRYFVKGIILGAVKE, from the coding sequence ATGTATTATAAAACGACAGGCTACAAAATATTTTCGACCATCAACTATGTGCTGCTAGGTCTGATCTGCTTAACCTGCGTGCTGCCGCTGATTCATATTCTCGCGGTCAGCTTCAGCGCCAGCGCGCCGGCTAACTCCAATCTTGTTGGACTTGTCCCCATTGGCTTCAACTTCGAGGCCTATACGAAGACGCTAAACAACGATAACTTTCATAATGCGCTGCTGGTTGGTATTGAGCGCACCCTGCTGGGCACAGCCGTGGGCATGGGACTTATGACGCTGGCAGGCTATGCGTTGTCCAAGGATAACGCGGGCTTCCGCAGCCGATCCATCTATATGTGGTACTTCCTGTTCACGATGCTGTTCAGCGGAGGCATTGTACCTTCTTATATGCTGATCCGCAATCTGGACTTAATGAATTCCATATGGGCGCTCGTGCTGCCGCTTGCGATTAACGTCTTCAATATGGTGCTTATGATGAACTTCTTCCGCGCCGTGCCGAAGGAGCTGGAGGAGGCTTCGCTGATCGACGGCGCCGGGCAGTTCCGCACGCTCGTCAGCATTTATTTGCCGGTATCCATGCCTGCAATCGCAACCATCTCGTTGTTCACAATGGTAATGCACTGGAACTCCTGGTTTGACGGATTGTTGTATATTACCGATTATCGCAAATATCCGTTATCCACCTTCCTGCAAACGGTTATTGTTCAGCAGGATTTCAACAAAATTAATCCCGACGTTAACGAGCTGAAGAACATCTCCCAGCGTACGGTAAAGGCGGCTCAGATCTTTATTGGGACGCTGCCCATTCTGCTGGTGTATCCGTTCCTGCAACGGTATTTCGTCAAAGGCATCATTCTTGGCGCGGTGAAGGAATAG